The Camelina sativa cultivar DH55 chromosome 14, Cs, whole genome shotgun sequence genome includes a window with the following:
- the LOC104741774 gene encoding uncharacterized protein LOC104741774, protein MEVQEQHTRNGRPNFFFFFMFIFLFGLAAFVLCLSAEFQKAKGKDLKWDGESCYLPENHAFGFGIAALVCVSVAQIVGNVVVCRGFLKTVKTGTTPLCIILLLISWVNFAVAVTLICGGASMNREQRYGKGWLNRECYLVKDGVFAGSGVLCVTTLVAILGAFASKAKPSVPGETQDKRHTQNV, encoded by the exons ATGGAGGTTCAAGAACAACATACCCGGAATGGGcgacccaatttttttttctttttcatgttcatctttctctttgGTCTTGCCGCGTTCGTCCTGTGCCTTTCGGCTGAGTTTCAGAAGGCTAAG GGGAAAGATCTGAAATGGGACGGAGAATCATGTTATTTACCCGAAAATCATGCTTTCGGGTTTGGGATCGCTGCTTTGGTCTGTGTTTCCGTTGCTCAGATCGTCGGAAACGTTGTGGTATGTAGAGGTTTCTTGAAAACGGTCAAAACCGGAACTACACCGCTTTGTATAATTCTTCTGTTGATTTCTTG GGTTAATTTTGCGGTTGCGGTTACGTTGATATGCGGTGGTGCAAGCATGAACAGAGAGCAGAGATACGGCAAAGGGTGGCTAAACCGTGAGTGTTACCTTGTAAAAGACGGAGTGTTCGCAGGGTCTGGCGTTTTGTGCGTTACAACGCTGGTTGCTATTCTCGGAGCGTTTGCGTCTAAAGCCAAGCCATCAGTACCGGGTGAGACTCAAGACAAACGTCACACCCAGAAtgtgtag